In Toxotes jaculatrix isolate fToxJac2 chromosome 12, fToxJac2.pri, whole genome shotgun sequence, the following are encoded in one genomic region:
- the LOC121191206 gene encoding protocadherin alpha-C2-like isoform X1, translated as MMALIIAPLRTRLIAAIFVFIALWGFALSITRYSIPEEMEEGSFVANLATDLGLDVRSLVQRRAKLDVIHSKNYLDINKETGELVIREKIDRESICMTKATSCFLKMDVILENPIRIFNIELEIMDINDNAPVFRRKTMPLDISEATPPGERFSLTNAVDADVGANSIKTYYLSESKYFIIDIQTGSDGSKYVDLVLNGNLDREEHAVHNLILTAVDGGVPPRSGTASIIINVLDINDNAPLFSQPVFAVNVSENSAAGTVVMTLNASDLDEGTNAQLIYSYTLYTSEKTQEIFSLDPNSGEIKVKGVIDYEESQSFEMHIQAQDKGSNPLSGHCKVMVFITDLNDNYPEVTIKSLKSEVSEDVSVGTLIAVVSVSDRDSGVNGEVQLTLNQQETLPFILNKSSEGYFELLVSKPLDREIISKYDITLRVTDKGSPPLSEHETITLEILDVNDNAPTFPQSFYTIHVVENNVPGALLTSLSAFDPDLNENQYLVYFIMEKEIVNTSMSMLFSINPENGDLYALKTFDYERERDFLFHIEARDSGVPPLSSNVTVHIIVLDQNDNTPLIVSPWRAQGSVVEEVIPRSTDKGHLVAKVIAIDADSEQNSRVTYQLLQISDSTLFSLDQYNGEIRTTRMFSYRDPRQQRLVIVAKDNGEPALSATVTIKISTVEHVMSFSETTELPLEYDVFTDLNLYLVIGLGAVSFLLLITILVIIVLKCQKPKPKAIKIPPANRNSVISRNSVISQRSSTIADSTLISSDAYWYSLFLAETRKGKVVVRQPIIPKGAGYFVSSIPRSIGPSETTDSRASTLELDLQTKPKQLML; from the exons ATGATGGCGCTTATCATTGCACCTTTACGGACACGATTGATCGCGGCTATTTTTGTATTCATTGCACTATGGGGATTTGCGCTCTCCATCACTCGGTACTCTATTCCGGAGGAGATGGAAGAGGGCTCCTTTGTTGCCAATCTGGCCACTGATTTGGGTCTGGATGTTCGCAGTTTGGTGCAGCGCAGAGCGAAGCTCGATGTCATTCACAGCAAAAATTACCTTGACATCAATAAAGAGACAGGGGAGCTGGTAATCCGCGAGAAGATAGACAGGGAAAGCATATGCATGACTAAAGCAACCTCGTGTTTTCTGAAAATGGATGTCATTCTTGAGAACCCCATTCGCATTTTTAACATCGAGCTAGAAATCATGGACATCAATGACAACGCGCCTGTGTTTCGCAGAAAGACAATGCCCTTGGACATTTCGGAGGCAACCCCTCCCGGTGAGAGATTTTCATTGACAAACGCCGTGGATGCGGATGTGGGCGCCAATTCAATCAAGACCTACTATCTCAGTGAAAGCAAATACTTCATCATAGATATACAGACTGGCAGCGATGGCTCCAAATATGTTGATTTAGTCCTCAATGGTAATTTGGACCGTGAGGAGCATGCAGTTCATAATTTGATTTTAACTGCTGTGGATGGAGGGGTTCCTCCCCGCTCCGGCACAGCCAGTATCATTATTAACGTCCTGGATATCAATGACAACGCCCCCCTGTTCAGTCAGCCGGTATTTGCAGTCAATGTTTCAGAGAACTCGGCTGCAGGGACAGTGGTCATGACCTTAAACGCATCAGACTTGGATGAAGGCACAAACGCCCAGTTAATATACTcatacacactgtacacctCAGAGAAGACGCAAGAGATCTTCTCACTTGATCCAAACTCAGGTGAAATCAAGGTGAAGGGGGTGATCGATTATGAAGAGAGTCAAAGTTTTGAGATGCACATCCAGGCTCAAGACAAGGGGTCGAACCCACTGTCGGGACATTGTAAAGTGATGGTGTTCATCACAGATCTGAACGATAACTACCCTGAAGTGACCATCAAGTCTCTGAAAAGTGAAGTGAGTGAGGATGTCTCTGTAGGGACACTGATCGCtgtggtcagtgtcagtgacagGGACTCTGGAGTCAACGGGGAAGTGCAGCTCACCTTGAACCAGCAAGAAACCTTACCCTTCATCCTAAACAAATCCTCAGAGGGTTACTTTGAGCTGCTGGTTTCAAAGCCACTGGACAGAGAGATAATAAGCAAATATGACATCACACTGAGGGTGACAGACAAAGGCTCGCCGCCCTTATCTGAACACGAGACCATTACTTTAGAGATTTTGGATGTGAATGACAACGCACCCACATTCCCTCAGTCCTTCTACACAATCCATGTCGTAGAGAACAATGTACCAGGGGCATTATTGACATCTCTAAGTGCGTTTGACCCAGATCTAAATGAGAACCAGTACTTGGTTTATTTCATAATGGAGAAGGAGATTGTTAACACGTCTATGTCAATGCTGTTCTCCATCAACCCTGAGAACGGTGATCTTTATGCCCTGAAGACCTTCGactatgagagagagagggattttcttttccacatcGAGGCTAGAGACTCTGGCGTTCCCCCGCTGAGCAGCAATGTGACAGTTCACATCATCGTTCTGGACCAAAATGACAACACTCCCCTCATAGTGTCACCTTGGCGGGCGCAGGGCTCTGTTGTAGAGGAGGTGATACCAAGGTCCACAGATAAGGGGCACTTGGTCGCCAAAGTGATCGCTATTGATGCCGATTCTGAGCAGAACTCCAGGGTCACGTACCAACTCCTGCAGATCAGTGATTCAACCCTCTTCAGTCTGGATCAGTATAATGGCGAAATCCGGACAACGAGGATGTTCAGTTACAGAGACCCAAGACAACAGCGACTTGTGATTGTTGCCAAAGACAATGGTGAACCAGCTCTCTCTGCTACAGTCACCATCAAGATATCCACAGTAGAACATGTCATGTCCTTTTCAGAGACTACAGAGTTGCCACTAGAATATGATGTCTTCACAGACCTAAACTTGTACTTAGTAATCGGTTTAGGAGCTGTGTCATTTTTGCTGCTGATAACCATCTTGGTTATTATTGTGCTGAAGTGTCAAAAACCAAAGCCAAAGGCCATCAAGATCCCCCCGGCCAATAGGAACAGCGTGATCAGCAGGAACAGCGTGATAAGCCAGAGAAGCTCCACCATCGCAGATTCCACCCTGATCTCCAGCGATGCCTACTGGTACAGTCTGTTCCTTGCAGAGACCAGGAAAGGCAAAGTGGTGGTGAGACAGCCCATAATTCCCAAAGGAGCTGGGTATTTTGTGTCCAGTATACCCAGGAGCATAGGGCCAAGTGAGACCACAGACTCCAGAGCATCCACACTGGAG ctgGACCTGCAGACTAAACCGAAACAACTGATGCTCTGA